agcAATAGTGAACAGACGGAAATagaagtaatcgaagaatttaaataaattattgaagttaGTTAAATGATAGtagataagtgaattatattaattagttaAGTTTAATAtgtgaataaattaagaacgtaagagccAGTGTTTAATAATTCACACCACgaatagaaaacaaataaattataaaaacattacaatTGAGAggataaatgaatttttttgtaacaaatattttattattaacaaatatcaTAGAAATAATACTGTACTGTAAACAATgctattcataaataaaaactaaatctaTATTCCTGCTTAACTACATATTCAGATATAAAATGAAAGTGTTTTTATACAATTACCtaagaaaatatgtataaaaaatctgaatacaaagtttttattttatcacaaatttgtATTGATCGGCATGGGAAATTTcacagaaaaattaataatttatataaacaaagtttatatttagatattcataaaatatgaatgaatattggcagtacatacataaaaatttgtgtaatgatcatacttttcaaaatattgcttTAAGTTCATCATAGAATACTAATACAAGAGCCGCTCCCATACCACGAAAAACATTAGACAAAGCTCCTTTGAAGAAAGCGCGTGGCCCTTCAgtcttgaaaattttcacccaGCAGTCCAAAGtatttttatactttacttCGCTCTTCTTGAGCCCTGACTGCATCATCATTCTTCTTCTCACTGTGTCAAATGGATATGAAATTATTCCAGAAAAAGAGGTCACAGTCTAAAAGTAATAATTCCATTACTATTGTAACAGTTAATGGAGTGGAGttaatattttactataaagAAAATCAGTAAATGGGTAGTGGTAATATAGAGTCATCAATATAAGCTCAGTTTGTAACAGCatcatgtaaataaaaaaatatcctatAATTGttaatcaattcaaaaattttctacttaATAGTAGAAAAATGCACTATCCATATCTTTGAAGAAgttatggaaaataataaaagtccattaatttttttttaaaaaccattCAAGTAAAGAATTTTTCACAATCTAAGAAAGTGACTAGCCTCCAGTTAATTTATGAGATGCAGTATAAGAACTACCCTTATACGTCTAAATTAAACAAAACCAAAGTATGccataaaaaattgtgattttgaaGATATGATTTTATCAAGTTCCTACGGATTGGAGTCCACtcactttcaatcaacacaatgtacCTACTTTAAACAATAGTGTGATTGAGTTAATGAAGATAAGTTAAAAATATAACCACTGAATACTGGAGAAACTGTACTCAACacgtgaaaaaattgagaattcaTATAGATGTATGTACACAAATATGAAGAGTTTAGAACCCTTAAAAAACTTATTGATTTGCAAGATAATAGTGTTAGCGAAATTAAGCTACATGATATCTAGTAATAAATCAAATGTAATATACGTATTTGTGTATTAGTATATTGcgtataatttcatttcaaactTAAAAATGATACAACTATAAGGAAAATACCAAGTAATATAATAGTGTGGCCCTCCACAATGCCTTCCACACAAATAGCCATAAATATAGGACTTTTGGGTCTTGTAGAATTTCTTATATGCACTTTCTTAGATTGTGAAAAATACTATGCCACAATTTAGCCTGATCAGGTAtacagtaaaattatttattgtattcacATAACAGGACTAACAATGCATAGTTGTGTATATGTCGAAATCATTAAaagaacttataaaaaaataaaattgttatatgaataatataagaaattacCTGtgcaataataaatgaaataatgaaaggTGTGTTCTTTGGATCTGGTAGCATACCCTTTGCGGTATCAAAAAAACCAAAGTATGCTGCTCGGTAAATGATAATTCCTTGAACTGATACCATGAAGCCTCTATACAAACCAATCATTCCATcacttttaaaagtttttacaaTACAATCTATCAGTCCAGTGTACTGTCtctcttttaaatttttaccaACGTCCGCTCCCAAACTGAAATTGATAACCTGTTTTCAATTTACACCTAATGTAATAgagaaggaaaatattcaaattattgcaTCAGTAAATGGGTAGTGGTAAATTAAGAGTCATCAAAATAGGCTCAGTTAGTTAAAACATCATGTGAAAACTTAATTTAAAATCCTTGCTTCAtcttaaaactataaaatttgtaaCTGACAATCCCTtgatcaattaaatttatattcaaaatcaaatatactcATATCCGTTTTTATatcaattgataataatttttttaaacaataagtATAGAGCCAAGTGCAGGGAAATTTTGAATGGTACATAGTAAATGGGAgattattcttaaataattttcatgatgatcgttttgattctggAGTGAAGTGAAGGATCCATGTTTCGTCCATTGTTACATATcaacgcaaaaaatctgattcatACGTGTAAACAGGGCCAAACAccgctctgaatcatcaacacgttgttgtttttgattgagTGTAAGTTAATGTGGCACCCACTTTGACAAacgctttctcatggtcaaatgttcatgcataattgtaaacacactgccttcagATATCTTTACGGCTTCAGTTCTCaggcaatttcaatttacgattagatagaaccaatttttgaacttttttgatattttctggagTAAATATCTAAATTGAACAGCCAGAACGTTCACAATCATCGGTGTTTGTACGACCACGTTCAATTTcggcaaaccaataacaaatggctCTTTTCAATGGAGCAGAGTCCAAATAACAcaaagccattgctgagcttgtagtacagtatttttttcatcaaatagcaatgataaattaacacatgaaattgtttttaatccattgttttgaaaataacaaaagtagctccACTTAAATGGCTgccacttttttctgactaatcaaaatgtcataaaattctacatagtcttttgaaagttggtgctacataaacgtcatatatatttgacaaaggtggcgccatctgtgtgtcagtcacacgacttattgagtgatttaataaatttatggcattataataataaatttataatacttTCTCTTTGCTAtctcaatattttacttttttagtGAGTTTAGgacaatatttcatttttttaataactaatattattcaatattaataaaataatcttaaaaacccttaacattttgtaaaaaaattcaactcaCCGAGTCCTGGCATAATCAAGTGGATAAACAAAACATAGAGATGTGGCTCCTGCTGCCCCACCAGAAGCTAAATTTCCAGCAAAATACCTCcaaaactgtttatttttatcaataccTCCCATGAACATTGATTTATATACATCTTTAAAAGCAAAATTTAATGCCTGTGTGGGAAAGTATCTAAGTACATTGGCTAAATTACCTCTCCAGTAACTCAAAAACCCTTGTTCTTTCGGAATACGTATGAAACAATCTATTAtacctgaaaaataaaaatgtgttagAACCActtacataaaattaatttcaattaaaaagcTATTCCTAATATCAGTAAATGGGTAGTGGTATGCTTGAAGTCATCAGCATAGGCTCAGTTTTTTCGACAACATCATATAAAACAGGCATATaacttataaaatttaaaatacctTTCATATAATAAACCATATAGGAACTATGTTGAAAAGTAGAgggaaaatattggaaatggGTCCACAGGTTtgatatacaaggtgtctcaaaagaaAAGTCTTTCTATTGCTTATTGGATCAACACAGCTATTTGGAAAGGCGTGGAAGATATGTCAAGTTATGACTCTTGAAATTTAGTCGCTATGGAGCATTTCTCGGTAACCGACCATGGGTTGTGCATGTGCaagttttacaaaaatagtAATTCTAATATTCGCAAAGTTCGTCACCTAAATGATGCGCCAGGCACTCGAGTGATCATAAAATATATAGGGAAGTTTGATCAATACTGGTTAAACTAAAATCGGGGCGTCCAAGATCTTTTAGAACGATCGAAAACGTAGATACTGTTATTCGGTCTGTTCGTGACGAGCCTGACTTGTCTATTTGGAAGCGTGCTGTTGCTTTAAACGTGCATACATGataattatttaacattttataCAAAGATTTGGAGATGCACCTTTACAAAATTCAgtggtgcaagaattgaagcctCAGTATCCTGATCAGAGACTTGACTGATGGTTTCCAACGTTTACCAACATACTGTTTTCAGATGAAGCTGATTTTCATCTTAATGGAGCAAAATTTCCTCTACTGGAGTGCAATCAATCCAAATCACAAACATTAGAAACCTCTACATTCACCTAAAGTGACCATATGGGCTGCAATGTCAGCGAGAGAAATTAAAGgttcttattttttttgaagattAAAGGGGACGCACAGTTAAAGTGAATTCAGAGAGTTATGTGCAGATGTTTGACGACTTCGTGCCTGAATTGCAAAACTTATGGATATTTTAAACTACATGGTACCCATAGAAATGAGCAACTTCACACACATCCCATAGATCTCGTGAGTTCGTGAAATTTTTCTTAGCAAATTAACATACAGACTTCCGTGgcacatttaaaaaatatctctcACGAAATATCTTCACAGAAAATAGCTGTCACAAGCAATATTGTGCTTGATTAATTGATTGCCGTGAGCGCAATGGTTTACATTTAATTctctaaaaattgtttttttaaatgtgaacTGTCTTTCAAGACAACTTGTATATAACAAAAAGAGTGAGTAAATTACAAAGTTATCACGAGTTTAAGAGTTTGCAAGAGCTTACAACGAAATatggaaagtaaaattatgcaactaattcaaaattgaattatcCAATTTTAGATTTTTACTTACAagacaaattgtttttttatatataaggtaAAAGCACCAGAGCCAGACATTGTAACTTTAGCCGATACTTTCTAGtttgatattcaaaattaagaaaactatCATTGTCTCCATCTGTCTGTTGATGGGTGAATGGGAAAAATCATGTATTTATTTGGTTAAACAACGAACTTTCCGCCATTTAGTGAAGTAAACAAGAATTGATATCAGGTAAATAGTGATATATCTgtgaattttaataagaatTCACCACAGGTTGTACCACAAAGTAGAAAAGAATAAATTCTAACCAAAACATGCACAGCTGAAAAGCTTTTATCTTATTTTACATGTCTAAGAAAAGCAGCTGTATCTGCCTGCAGAAATGGTATACCTCTAGGAATTGCTACAAAACAGTTTAATGTACCAAGAACCACCCTTTGgggaaaattttatagaaaatatcatgaatagaaaaaaatgagacCTTTCACAATATTTCCtccagaaaaatgaaaaattgttgaacTGATTAAATTCATGGCAAAGAggaagtttttaataataaaggtTAACATTGTGTGCTAGGAAACTAGCAGCTGGGTTGAAGAAAATCGatcttgatacaaaaaattactaaaccAGATGTAAATGGTTTCACTTGTCACCACCTAAATTTGTTCCAGTATATTAGCCAAAATGTAACTATaagttaatgaaaaatttttacccAAGTACCTACATAAAATCTGCATTTTTCGGGTACTgataatgatgatttttttgtaccttttatttaaataattaaaattatactaTTTTATGCCATGTCTAGGATAGGACCATTTgatcttttaattaaaaaattcatatccaaagaaataaaaacctTAAGCTTTTAATTATATCAGTTTACTTAATACTAACTACCTAATAGCCCTGCATTGAAAATGGAAGatattctctaatttttttgaattgttttctttttaaagaaatatccTCACACAATGTCTACCGCTGGAGCTCTTGcctttatattaaaaatttctagataAAAGTTCAATTCCATGAATATTGACACTAGTCCAATTCCAATATCTATCAATTGAGTAATATAGACATTTCAATGAATTGTACTGTTTACAAGTGCCTACTCGGAATATCAAATACATCTATTATTGGGAATACTGGAAAACTCTTGgtcattttacaatattttataaacactatATGATTTTCAGGGAGAAattgtaaatacaaataatggGAGAAAAAAATTGGTAGATATCATTCCTCAAATATATAGATCTATTAATGGCGAATAATGGAAAACTCATTTCACTGTATTTTATGGACACTATAGGATTTTCAGGgagaaattggaaataaaaggATGGAGCGAAAATAACATTGGTTAGCAATATAGATATTGCTAATTATAATTTGGACATTTGCTTCAAGTCACTAAAGCAAAAATGTTTCAGGGTAGATGAACTCATACTCTCAAAGATAATATACCAACCTCATTGTTAGATTGAAATGCTGTCCTTTGAGTATCTTTATGAAATCAGCCAATACCTGGttaataagaaaatgttttcaattaatataaaacaaaaaaatagaacatACTGCATATATTAGCAATCATCAAAAATGTTACATCcatatccaaattttctaaataccaaCTACTTTGTCTAGCAAAGGTTCTACTTAACATAACATCGAAAGGCGaaagtaaaattttgatttatattttgttcaagGGATAGCTATATAAACTCAATCGCATTCAAGAATGAGTGGTAAGataatcaaatttcataaattaataattataatcataATGCCAACAAATTCAATAACAAgcatatattttgaaagttagAAATCCATTCATAACAAAAATCAACTTTTATCCATATATCTTCAAGTggagattaatttaatttgcaaatatcaatcaatatcaaattaaaattggtAAATATGAACAGATTTGGTTACTAGTTATCtacaattattgataaaaatgaaataataaatcacaaattttccTACGCATATTACTTCCACTTCCTATTTAAGACATTTAATTTTACACGTGTCTTCATCAGAATAAG
The window above is part of the Diorhabda sublineata isolate icDioSubl1.1 chromosome 3, icDioSubl1.1, whole genome shotgun sequence genome. Proteins encoded here:
- the LOC130441584 gene encoding ADP,ATP carrier protein 1-like isoform X1 — encoded protein: MPTDIKTFIKDFLAGGISAAIAKTAVAPIERVKLILQVQAASTQISPEKEYKGIIDCFIRIPKEQGFLSYWRGNLANVLRYFPTQALNFAFKDVYKSMFMGGIDKNKQFWRYFAGNLASGGAAGATSLCFVYPLDYARTRLGADVGKNLKERQYTGLIDCIVKTFKSDGMIGLYRGFMVSVQGIIIYRAAYFGFFDTAKGMLPDPKNTPFIISFIIAQTVTSFSGIISYPFDTVRRRMMMQSGLKKSEVKYKNTLDCWVKIFKTEGPRAFFKGALSNVFRGMGAALVLVFYDELKAIF
- the LOC130441584 gene encoding ADP,ATP carrier protein 1-like isoform X2: MPTDIKTFIKDFLAGGISAAIAKTAVAPIERVKLILQVQAASTQISPEKEYKGIIDCFIRIPKEQGFLSYWRDVYKSMFMGGIDKNKQFWRYFAGNLASGGAAGATSLCFVYPLDYARTRLGADVGKNLKERQYTGLIDCIVKTFKSDGMIGLYRGFMVSVQGIIIYRAAYFGFFDTAKGMLPDPKNTPFIISFIIAQTVTSFSGIISYPFDTVRRRMMMQSGLKKSEVKYKNTLDCWVKIFKTEGPRAFFKGALSNVFRGMGAALVLVFYDELKAIF